In Topomyia yanbarensis strain Yona2022 chromosome 2, ASM3024719v1, whole genome shotgun sequence, one DNA window encodes the following:
- the LOC131681102 gene encoding thioredoxin-like protein 1, which yields MDLKPKYIVASLYESGEDYGHGMLDLNTFIQKNQCEYLNESNDHPMVNALRSSGGHLLSDCDEQLIISITFNQLVKISAIKFKAPPSHGPKKVPVQDLVLGQKDLVSESPIPLHFVKFLNVQNMQLFVKDNHSGDERSFGLYRVTDCND from the exons ATGGACTTGAAGCCAAAATACATCGTCGCCAGCTTGTATGAATCTGGAGAAGATTACGGTCATGGAATGTTGGACTTGAACACCTTCATCCAGAAGAACCAGTGCGAATATTTGAACGAATCGAACGACCACCCGATGGTGAATGCGCTCCGTTCCAGCGGTGGTCATCTGCTGTCCGATTGTGACGAACAGTTGATCATTTCGATTACCTTCAATCAGCTGGTCAAAATCAGTGCCATCAAGTTCAAAGCACCGCCCTCTCACGGACCGAAAAAAG TTCCGGTGCAAGATTTGGTACTGGGACAGAAGGATCTTGTGTCGGAATCGCCGATTCCGTTGCACTTCGTTAAATTTCTGAACGTGCAGAATATGCAGCTGTTCGTGAAGGATAACCATTCTGGTGACGAGCGATCATTTGGCCTTTATCGGGTCACCGATTGCAACGACTAA